A single window of Syntrophotalea acetylenica DNA harbors:
- a CDS encoding 3-isopropylmalate dehydratase small subunit has translation MKRTFGGPAIFLDRSDINTDEIIPARYLTEVTKEALKPYLLEDLKLPGFDPAGEALRRAKVIVARKNFGCGSSREHAPWSLEVNGIYTVIAESYARIFRQNMFNCGMLAIELPAEDIDRLLDLEKQGEVMIAINLQTHRIEAEVGARREVFSFAISPFDQALVEAGGWVEFADQRY, from the coding sequence ATGAAAAGAACCTTTGGCGGTCCGGCAATTTTTCTGGATCGGTCCGATATCAATACCGACGAAATCATCCCGGCGCGCTATTTGACGGAAGTTACCAAGGAAGCCCTCAAGCCCTACCTGCTTGAGGATCTGAAACTGCCCGGGTTCGATCCTGCCGGGGAGGCATTGCGACGGGCCAAAGTGATTGTGGCTCGTAAAAACTTCGGTTGCGGATCATCGCGCGAGCACGCGCCATGGTCGCTGGAAGTCAATGGTATCTATACGGTCATTGCCGAGAGCTATGCACGTATTTTCCGCCAGAATATGTTTAACTGCGGCATGCTTGCCATTGAGTTGCCGGCGGAGGATATTGACCGTCTTCTGGATCTGGAGAAACAAGGGGAAGTCATGATTGCCATCAACCTTCAGACGCACCGGATCGAGGCCGAGGTCGGCGCGCGCAGGGAAGTCTTTTCCTTTGCCATCAGCCCCTTCGATCAGGCCCTGGTTGAGGCGGGTGGATGGGTCGAATTTGCCGACCAGCGGTATTAA